Below is a window of Candidatus Krumholzibacteriia bacterium DNA.
CCCATGAAGTCGATCATGCCCAGGTGGTACTGGGCACGTCCCTGGCCCTCGACGAAGTCCATGTCCTGTCCGATCGACTCGAACATCTCGCGCGCGGTGGCGGTGTCACCCTCCGCGACGTGGGCACGGGCGAGTCCCAGACGTGCGAGGTTGACCTCCTCGCGACTGCTGCTGGTGTTCACGGACAGCAGCTCGTAGAGCTCGATCGCTGGCTCGGGTTCGTGCAGGGCGTCGACGTAGACACCGGCCAATCGCAGAAGGGCCGATGCGGTGAGACGATTGCCCGCGAACCGTTCCTGCATCTCGACGATGCTGCGTCGCGTCTCGTCGAGGATGTCGAACTGCGCGTCGCGATCGAGCCGACCGAAGGCGTCGTTCTCGAGCATGGCCAGCAGGCTGCGGACGAGCGTGTCGTAGACACGGGGTTCCAGCGATGCCGGAACGGACTCGTTCGCGAGCATCGCCCGCGCCACGCGTGCACTCAGACGCAGGCGGGGCAGCACCCGGTCGGGATCGGTGTCGGGCAGGCGGCTGTCGGCCAGCCCGGCCAGGGCCAGGCGGAGCATCTCCTGCGTGAGCTCCGGTTCGCCGACCAGACGCGCCAGCGTGTTCCACGCTGCGTCGGGATCGCCGGCACGCATCTCGAGCTCGGCGACCACGATCCCGATCTGCGGCACGTCGCGATGTCGGGCGGCCATCGCACGAGCCACTTCGAGCATGGTCCCGACCTGCTGGGGAGCGTCCGAGGCCAGCTCCAGGATCTGACCGCGCACCAGACTCACGTTCAGCGGGCTCGCGACGATCACCTTGCAGTACTCGCGCACTGCGTCCGGCATCTGACCGAGTTGGGCGTGGAACCGTGCGAGTAGCTGCGCGAAGTCCAGGGGGTCCCCGGAGATCCGACGTCCCTCGACCAGCACCTCGATCGCCTCGGCCCGCCGACCGCGCTGACCGAGCACGTTGGCCACCATGCGACGCAGGGAGGTGTCGCCGGGGTTGCGATCGATCAGGCGGTCGAGCGTGGCCCGAGCCTCCGCGGTACGACCGAGTTCGTAGCGCGCCTCGGCCAGCAGACGGGACTGCCCGATGTCGAGGTCGTTCTCCTCTCCGTCGACACCGCGGAGCAGGAGGGCCGCCAGGTCCTCCCACCGGCCGGTGTCGCGGTACAGACGCGCGAGTCGACGCGACAGCGAGCTCTCGAGTTCGCCTCGCTCGTCCTCGCGCAGTTCCAACAGCTCGATGGCCTGCCCCACCCGTCCGGACCGGGCCAGGACCTCCACGCGTCGACGCACGGCCTCGACCTCGGCCCGCGCGCCGTCCTGGGCCTGGGGCACCGGCACCTGCAGGCGCTGGGCAGACTCCGTCGGCGGGCTCGCACTCGCACCCGGAGCCATCGTGGCCAGGGCGACGCCGAAGACCACCGTCCACATCGTGCGGATCATCGGCGGCCTCCTTCACGTCGATCGAGTTCGCGCTGGATCGAACGGAAGTACCGGCGCACGTCGTCCTGGTAGGCCTCCGGTGCGCGTTCGGGCGCGGTGTAGCGCCGCAGCGCGTTCTCGCGTTCCTCGACGCCGGGAATCCCCTCTTCGCCGATCTGGGTCCGGAACAGGTCCTCGGAGCCACGGCCCTCGCGGCGCTTGGCGAAGTCGCGTTCGCGCACCGAGCGTTCCGCGTCGAGCAATCTCGACAGAATACGTTCCTGCTGGCGTTCGAGGTCCTCGGTCAGCTCGCCCAGGCCGAGATCGTCCTCGACGCGCTCCATGGCCTCGCCCAGGTCCTCGAGATCGCCGAGCACGCGGCGCTCGTCGTCGATCTGCTCGCGGATCTCGTCGAGCTGCTCACGGATCGACTGCTGCTGCGCCTGCAGCTCGGCGAGCTGGCGCCGCTCCTCGGCATTCAGGCCCTGCTGCATGCGCTCGCGGAGCTGCTGCGTCATGCCGTTCAGACGGGACTGGTCCTCGGTGAGCTGCCGCATCTGTTCCGACGGACTCGGCATGGGACTGCCGCTACCACCACCACCGCTCTGCGCACTCTTGGCGGCCGTCAGCAGAGCGATGACGATCTCGTTCATGTCGCCCATGACCTGGACCGCGGTGTCGCGCGAGCGCCGGCCCCGGTTGCGCTGCAGCTCGTCGACCGTGTCGTCGGCGAGGGTGACGAGCTGACGCATTTCGCCGAGCAGCCGCTCGGGGATGTTGAAGTCCTGCCGGGCGAGTTCCTCGAGATCGGTGTTCAGTCCGTCGAGCGCGCGATGGATGCGTCCCTGCTCGCGTGTGAGGGCACGCGTGCGCTGCCCGCGAACGGTCTCCCGCAGGGCGTCGACCACTTCTTCCTCGCGGTGGCTCAATTGCAGCAGGTCGAAGGCGAGCTGTTGCAACTGTTCGCCCGCGAACTTGCCCTGGGCGGACTGCATCATCTGCTGGCCCTCGAGCATGACCTCGTACAGCGAGAGCAGACGGCGACGGGCCTCGTCCTGCTGCTCACGGGCCTCCTGGCGATCGCCCTCGGCGAGCTGGTCCTCGGCATCCTGCATCGACTCCGAGGGCGCTCCCTCTTGCTGCAACTGTTCGAGGGCCTTCTCCAGCGCCTTGCGCATCTCCTCGGCCGAGGGCGATTCCTGCGACCCGCCCTCCTGTTGTTCCTGCTGCATCTGCTCGAGAGCTTCCTGCAGACGCTCCTGCAGGCGCTCGGTCTCCTCGCGCAGCTGCTCCTGCATGCGGGCGAGTTCCTCTTCGTCCAGCTGACTCGGAGGTGTCTGCTCGTCGTCCTGTTGCTCACCGTCCTGTTGCTCACCGTCCTGGGGTTCGCCGGACTGCTGCTCACCGGACTCGGACGGGTCGCCGTCCTGCTGTTCGCCGTCCTGCTGTTCGCCCTCCTGCGGGTCGCCCTCCTGCGGGTCGCCCTCCTGCGGGTCGGTCTCCTCACCCGGATCGGTCAGCTCGGCGAGCTGGTCCTGACGACGGAGGTACTCGTTCACCTCCTCGACCAGGTCGGACATCTGGCGTTCGCGCTCGAGCTGACGCAGCAGTTCGATGGTGCGATCGAGGCGGCGGTTGAACTCCTCCTGGTCGGTGAGCGCGTCCTCCATCTGCCGCTGGACCTCGTGCGGCGTGAGCTGTTCCATGGCCTCTTCCATGGCCTCGAGGTAGGCCTTCAACGATTCGTCGTCCTGCAGCGACTCCATCAGCTCCTGGACGGTCTCCATCTTCTCGGCCAGTTCGAGGCTGCCCGCGTTGTTGCGCTCGAACTCCTCGAGCTGCTGCTGCATGTCGCCGATCGAATCCTGCAGCTTCTCGCGCAAGGCCTGCTGGCGCTCGAGGGTCTCGCGGATCTCCTGCTGCTTGTCCCAGTCGGGCTCGGGGTCCTTCATCAGCTCGCGGTTGAGCCGTTCGAGATCCTCGCGCACGTCCTGGCCCTGCGACAGCAGGTCCTTCAGCTCGCGGCTCTCGCCCTGGCGTTCCTCGCGGTCGAGATCGAAGACCTCGGCGATGGTGGGCAGCCGCAGGCGCCAGGTGCGGCTGCGAGTGACCTGACCACCTTCGAGGTCGTTGTTGTCGGTGGCCTCGAGTGCGTAGACCACGGCGTCGCCGGGGATCAGATCGAGCAGGCCGAGATCCCAGACGAAGTTCACGGCGACGTCGAGCGTTCCCCGGTCGACCTCGAGGTCGAGGATCTCCTCGGGCGCCCGCGTGCTGTCGCCGTCCACGAACAGGGGCACGCGGTTCCACGCGGTCTCGAGCTCGTTGCGGTAGACGAGGTCGAGGCGCGACAGACCGACGTCGTCGGCGGCAAGACCGGCGATCTCCATCTTCAGATCGCGCTCGAGGGGAAGGTCCTCGGCGGGGAGCGTCACGCGGACGCTCGGCACCTCGTCGGGCTGGGCGAGCAACCGGTAGGTGGTGAGCGCTTCGCTCGAGAGGCCCTCGCGGTCGACGAGTTCGATGCGGAAGGCCGTGTCCTCGGTCACCACGAGTTCGCCGGCGAAGCGGTCGCCGTCGGCCTGCAACGCATGCGCACCGGTCTCGTCGAGGCGTCGCGCCGCACGCAGGGGACTGCTGGCGTGACCCTCGATCTCCACCCGCGTGCCCTCGAGCACGGTGAGGCTGCCCCCGGGATTCTCGAGCTCGCGCGGTTCGCGCCCCGTGTAGGACGGCGGGACCAGGCGCATACCCAGATCGGTGATCACCGGGCGCTCGCGCACCTCCACTCGATGCGTGCCGCTGACGGCGGTGCCCTTGCGGAACCGGTAGCGGAAGGGATCCTCGATTCCCGCCAGCGAGATGCGCGCGCGTCGGTAGGGAGCCGGGTCCTCCGGCACGGGGGCCAGTTCGGTGTCCTTCTGCTGCCAGAAGTCGCCGGTACGGTTGAGCTCGAGCACGACGTCCTCGTCGCCCTCGACGAAGTCGTGCACGGTGAGCTCGAGATCGCCGCCCACGGCCACGCGCTGGTCCCCACTGACCGCGTACAGACCGGCGGTGGGCTGGACCGTTCGCAGCGAGGACGGGTTCGCGAGCACCGACGTGGCCCAGTGCACCCGCTCGGGCGCCCCGAGACCTACGAAGATCCACAGCAGCAGCGCCACACCGGCCAGGACCACGTTCCCGCCGACACCCACCAGGGGAACGCGTGGCGCGAGGCGGGTCGCGTCGGCCATCTCGGAGGCACGGCGGACGATCTCGCCGACCAGCTCCGGAGAGGCGCCACGCACGACGGGATCGGCGTGACGATGCGACGAGAACTGCGTGGCCGCCTCGAGCAGGTTCGAGTACTCGCCGTGCTCCTCGAGCGTGCGCGAGAAGCCCTTCAGGTTCGCCACCCGGCGCAGCGGACGGATCAGTTCGAAGACCACGGCCCAGCCGACGGCGAGGCCGAGCAATGCCCACAGCACCCAGGCCGCGGGTTCTCCCAGTCGGGACCAACCGGGCACCGTGATCACGGCCGCCGCGCCCATCAGCCCCACGCCCCCGAGGAGCATGATCAGGGCGTGGCCGACCAGGCGCAGCCGCAGCCAGCGCAGCTCGCGGCGGAGGCGGGTCTTGAGGCGGGTCGACGAGTCGCTGTGTGCGGTGCTGCGGTTCACGGGTGGGACCACCTCTCCTCGATCGTTCACTCGGCGGGACCGGGGCCGTGTTCGGAGAACTCGCCCGGCCCGTCAGGGCTGGGTGAGCGCGAACATCACCACGTTCACGGCCATGCGCAGGGCCGCTTCACGCGCCTCGGGGGAATTGTCGTGCACGGCCGGGTCCTCGAGCCCGTCGCCGATGTCGGAACTCCACGAGTAGAAGATCGCCATTCGACCCTCGTGGAACACCCCGTAGCCCTGCGCCGGATCCCCGTCGTGTTCGTGGACCTTGGGCAGGCCGTCGAGACGATAGAAGGAATCGTAGATCGGATGATCCGACCCGATCGGGACGAGTTCGGCGTCCGGGTACAGGTCGGCCACCAGCTGCCGGAAGCTCGTGTCGATGCCGTAGTTGTCGTCGACCCAGAGGAATCCCCCGGCGTCGAGATAGCGACGCAGACGCTCGACGTCGGCCGGCAGTGGACGGATGACGCCGTGGCCGGTGGCGTAGAGCAGCGGATAGCGGTAGAGACGCTCGTCGTCGAGCGTCAGCGCGAGGTCGCGCTCCACGGAGGGGATCCCCGTCCGCCGGGCGAGCTCGGCGTGCAGATTGGGCAGGCTGCTGGGATCGGCGTACCAGTCCCCCCCGCCGGCGTACTGCAGACGCGCCACGCGCACACGCCCGAGGTCCTCGGTGAACTGGGCGGACGCCTCGACGGCGAGCGCGCCCACGACGAGGACCAGAGCGGTCGCGAGGAGTACGGGGCGGAACGTGAACATGGTCGAAGGTCTACGCCGGGGGTGACGAATCGTTCCGATCGGTGGCCTCGGGCCCACGGTCGGCCGCCGTCTCCGGAGCCGCGGCGAGCGACAGGGTCGCCACCGCGCCGGGCCGGTCGGTGCGATTCCGCAGGCCGATCGTCCCACCCATCTTCTCCATGAGACTGCGGCAGATCACCAGTCCCAGGCCGGTGCCGGTGCTCTTGGTCGAGAAGTACGGTTCGAACAGGCGGTCCTGCACGTCCGGGTCGATACCCGGACCTTCGTCCAGCACGTCGATCCGGACGCGGGCGCCCTCGGATCGGGCCTCCAGACGCACCGTACCACGATCGCCCATCGCCTGTCGGGCGTTCTCGACCACGTTCGTCAGGACCTTCAGCAGGGCCTCGCGCGAGCCGAGCGCCCGCAACGGGCCCTCGGTGTGGATCTCGATCGAACCGTCCCCCCGGGGCGACGGATAGAGGCTGCGAACTTCCTGCAAAAGCGGCTCGACCTCGATCTCGCCGAGGTCGTCGAGGCGCTCCCGGCCCAGCAGACTGAACTCCGAGGCGATGTTCCTCAGGCGTTCGACCTGTGCCTCGATCGTCCCCGTGTTCTCGCGGACGATGTCGTCGAGCCGCGGGTGGTCGTCACGCACGGCCTGCCGCACCATCTGCGCCGAGAGCTGGATCGGCGTCAGCGGGTTCTTGACCTCGTGGGCGACCTGGCGGGCCATCTGCGCGTACAGCGCCAGACGACGGCTCGCGAGCAGCTCGGTGACGTCGTCGAAGACCACCAACCAGCCCGGCCGGCCCGACTCGAGACGCGCCGGCGAGATCACCGTACGCAGCGTGCGGGGCCCGTCGGCCCGACCGAGCACGATCTCGGTGTCGGTGGGCGCGCCGGGAGGACCGAGGCCGCGCAACCGCCGGAGGAATCCTGCCTCGTCGTCGTCGAGCAGCGTGGTCGCCGCGCGGTTGCGCTCGACCACCTCGGTGTCCTCGTCGAGCACCAACACGCCCGCCCCCAGACTGCCCAGCACCGTCTCGAGGAAGGAGCGACGCGAAGCGAGCTGCCGGCGGCTCTGGTTCAGCGCGTCGGTCATGTGGTTGAACGAACGGACCAGCTGACCGATCTCGTCGCCGCCGATTTCCGGCACCCGTCGATCGAGCTCACCCCGCGCGATTCGATCGGTGGCAGCCACCAGGTTGCGGATCGGCCCCACGATCCGACCCGAGAGGGCCAGCCCCGCCCCCACGGCCAACACGAGGGCCAGCGAGCTCAGTCCGAATACGAACATCTGGCCACGACGGCGCTCGCGGGCGTCCTCGGTGGCGCGCGCGAACAGCCGGGCGGACAGCACGCCCCGTTGCGGCGAACCCGGCCCGGCGAGCACGGCGTACCCCTGCGCCACGGCCAGACCGCCGTGCTGTTCCGCCTCGACGACGCGACGCGCGGTCCCGCGCAGCACCGGCAGGGCGGCCGCGTTGAGCACCGGCGAGTACAAGCCGGCGCGGTACAGGGGCGCCTGGCTGCTGACCACGGCCCAGGGGCCGTCGTAGAGAGTCAGATCGGCGCGGATCGTCCGCGCGATCCGGTTGAGGTCCTCGTCGCGCAGGGCCCGCCGGACGTACACGGTGTGGGTGCGATCGTCGGGCCCGAGCACCGGGTACGCGCGCCCCAGGAACCATCCGAAGGCATCGACCTCGAGCACGAGTTCGCCGTCTTCGACCTGGCGCAGGAAGGCTTCGGCCTCCTCGGCGTCGCGGTCTCCGAGGGTCTCGTCGAGGATGAGCTCGCGCCGGGGATCGAAGACCATGACCTGGGCCGCCGCGAAGGGGCCGAGGGTGCGCGACGCCTCGGTGTTGCCACGCGCGATCACGTCCTGCACGTACTCGCCGCGGATCAGGGCGGTCGCGAGTTCGTCCAGGTTGCTCGCGAGCAGTTGCAACGCGGTATCGAGCCGGCCCGAGACCTCTTCGAGGTTCTCGCTGCGCGCCAGGGCCGCCCCGCGCCGCTCCTGGATCACGCCCAGCAGGAACACGGGCAGCAGCACGATGAGCAGCATCGACACCAGCAGGCGTTCCTCGAATCCGATCACCCCGAGCGCGCGTGGCCAGCGATCCCGTGGATCGACCCGCAGCAGACGGGCCAGGCCGAAGACCAGCATGGCCACCGTGGCCACCGCGAGGTAGAGCGCGGCCAGGCGGCTGAGGTCCAGCAGCCGTTCGACCAGCGTGGGTTCTTCGAAGGCGACGACCAGTTCGCGGCCTTCGCGCTCGACGCGCGCCACGTGCAGCAATTGCCCGTCGAGGCGTTGTCGCGTCCACACGCCCGGCGCCGGCAGGTCGTCCAACCGCAGGCCGACCAGCACCGGCGACGACGCCTTGAGGACCCGGCCGTCGCTGGGATGGCCGATCAACACCGCTTCGTCGAAGGTGCGGCGCGGAGCGAGATCACGATCGGGGGTCTCGCCGAGCAGCCGCAGCCCCACGGGCACGTTGTCCTCCAGCGGGATCGATCCCTCCGCGGCGGCATAGGGCAGATCGATGATCAGGCGGCTGCAGTCTCCCGCGACGGGTTTCCTCTCCAGGTCGATCCGTCCCCGGTAGACCAGGAAGGGTCCCTGCTCGGTGGCCAGCTCGATCGCCTCGACTTCGGTCGTCCGACGCATGGGGGCCTCGCGCCGCCAGTTCCGTAACGGCGTGGGCTCGTAGGGCAGACCGATGTCGAACTCGCTGATCAACCGGCCCTCGTCGTCGCGCAGCGCCACACGGCAGCCGAAGTTCTGCGACGGGAGCAGCGTGCGCGCCCAGATCTCGAAGGCCAGGTTGCTGCGATCGGCCTGCCGGTCACCGAGCCGGTGCAGCAGGGCCTCGTCGGCGGCGATCTCCTGCACCACGTCCCGGAGCAGGAAGCGCCGCCAGTTGTCCAGCGGCTCGAGCCGCTCCGCGGCGTCCTGCAGAGCCACCTCTTCCTTCTCGGCGTTGTAGACACGCTCCAGCCCCGTGCTCTGCACGCCGGCGAACCAGGTCAGTGCGAGCAATCCGGTGAGGACGCGCCGGCTGAAGGCGGGCGACCGGACCGCCGGCCGCATGGCCACGCCGAGCACCGGCACGAGCACACCCCAGAGTGTGGTCACCAGTGAGGCGTCGCCGACGATTCCGCGGGCAGCGATCGCTGCGGTGGCCGCGGCCAGACCGACCCACCCCGCCGTGTCCCCCCGGAACCACCGCTCCCACCCGAGGAGCAGCGCGACCACCAGCGGGAACAACAGCAACAACATGCCCACGTGCAGGGCCAGGAAGGGCACGGTGAAGAAGGGACTGTCGAGTCCGATCAGCAGCGGATTGGCGTTGCGCACCACCAGCGCCTGCACCACTTCGATCCAACCGAGCTGCGCCACGGACCCGGCGGCCAGGACCGCCCACACGAGTCCACGCATCCCCCGCGGACTCCGCCGCGCGCACAGTTGCCGCCAGGCCGGGACGAGGAGGATCACCGCCGAACTGACCAGCAGGCCGGTGAGCACGAAGTCGGCGGCCGACCGGAGCAGTCCCCAGCCGGCCGACGTGGCGAAGTAGGTGGGCAGGAAGAGCAGCGACAGCGTGCCCGTCTCCGGGGCGAAGGCCAGGTCGAGGACCCGGGCGCGCTCGAGCAGGATCCGCAGCCCCGTGGCGACCGCGATCGCGCCCAGGATCCCCGCCGTTCCCCGCGGGGTCACCTCGCGTCCCGGCCAGGCTCGCCAGGCAAGGACCACGAGGGGGACCAGCCCCAGGAGCAGGGCAACGGCCACGCGCTGTCCCTGCGCCTCCAGGGACCGCCGGCGTTGCTCGGCCAGCCGGGGCGCCTCGAGCTCGAGCCAGCACCACGGGGCGTCGGGAGGGACCCCGCGGAGCAGCGCTCCTTCGGGCAGGTCGCCCGGCTCGGGACGGCTCGGCCACAGGCGCAGGGACGCGCCGGAATCGGGCGCGAGCCAGTCACCCGGAGCCAGATCGAGCCCCAGACGCGGGAAGAGCGCATCGGACAATCCCAGGGACACGTCGCACGATGCCCGTCGGTCGCCGCGCCCTTCGGCCTGTACGATCAGGTAACGGCGGTAGCCGTAGTCGACGACCAGCGGAACGTCGGTGGGTCCGACGCGCTCCGGTCCCGGCACCGGCCCGGCCCAGGCGAGCAGCGAGTCGGCCCTCCACACGCTCACGGCCACGTCGAGACGGTCTCCGCCGACGTCCAGGGGGGTCACCACGGACTCGAGATCGTCGGTGGCCAGAGCCAGGGCCGCCCGCTCGGCAGCGGTGGCCCGGATCGTTTCGAGCCGATCCGCGGCGGCGTCCGCCGTGTCCTCGAGGGCTCGCCGGCTGCGCTCCTGCCACGCCGCCTCGTGCAGGTCCGCGGTGCGGACCAGCGGCCAGCCGAAACCCACTGCGGCGAGCAGGGCCAGTGCGGTCGCGGCACGGAGGGCGAGGCCGCCCCTGGACCACTGCCGCCGCATCGTGACGGTGAGCGCGGCCACGAGGAGCACCAGGCCGGTGGCGATCGATCCCCATTCCATCGAGGGCTGCCGCAGCACGAGTTCCAGCGCCACCACCGCGCCCACGGCGACGATCGGCCAGGATCGGGCGAGTGCCGGACGGGTGCTCGGTGTGAGCATGGGCGCCCGGGCTCAGCGGAGCTCGCGGACGGCCCGGACCGTCCAACGCCCGGTCGCCGTGTCGTGCCGCAGATCGAGGTAGAGGCGTCCCGAGAGTCCACGGGCATCGGACGTGGGGCGCCCGGTGGCGAAGTGCAGGACCACGAACGAGGCGTCGTCCTCCGGATCGAAGTCGGGGCACTGGCAGCACAGCGTGCCGTCGGCCGAACGCAGGAAGTCCGGCCCGAGGTCAGGGGCGGGCGGCGGGTCTTCGCGTCGAAGGGCGCGCTGCAACAGGATCGCGGCCTGCTCGCCACTGAACCGTCCGTCGGCCGCCGGCCGGCGGGTGTCGTCGGATCCCGGCAGGTTCAGGCGGACGTCGCGGGCTGCGAGCAGCTCCTGCAATGCAGCCGTCTCGAGGGTCGAGAACGCCCGGAGGATCTGCTGGCAGAGGGCCTCGTCGGTGCGGGGTGCGGACTCCTGCGCCCCGCTGCCGGCCGGTGGACCGAGAAGGAGCACGGAGATCAGCACCGTCAGCACCCGATGCAGGCCGGTGGAACGGACGGGAAGTGCGCGGGCACGCGGACTCATCGCGGGCTCCGGGGCTGGGCGGACAGGGCGACGCGGAAGGTCGGGGGCTCGGATCGTCGGACCCTTGAATCTACCACGAGGTCCGGGGTTCCCGGTAGCGACGCCCGGCACCGGAACGCGAAGACCCCGCCCTGGCGGGCGAGGTCTCCACGGAACGGATGGATCGCGACGGTCAGCTCCCGACCCTGGCCGGCTGCCGGCCGGAACCGCTGCCACTGCGCCGATTCGCGGTGCGCCAGTTGTACCAGGCCAGGAGCAGGGGCGTGGCCACGAAGATCGACGAGTAGGTGCCGACCACCACGCCGAGCACGAGCGCCAGCGCGAAGTCGTGGATCACCGGCCCGCCGAACAGGAAGAGGATCACCGCCACCATCAAGGTGGTGAAGGAGGTGATCACCGTGCGGCTGAGCGTCTCGTTCACACTCTTGTTCAGGACGCTCTCGTAGGTCTCCTTGCGCCGCATGCCCATGTTCTCACGGATGCGGTCGAAGACGACGATGGTGTCGTTCAGCGAGTACCCGATGATCGTCAGGAACGCCGCAAGGATCACCAGGCTGATCTCGTGGTCGATCAACGAGAAGATCCCCAGCGTGATCAACACGTCGTGGAACACGGCGAGCACCGCGGCGATCCCGAACTGCGCGGCCGAGAAGCGCAGGCCCACGTAGAGGATGATCAGGAACAGCGCGACCACGATCGACAGCGTCGCCGCACGACGCAGTTCGCTCCCGATCTTGGGCCCCACCTTCTCCTCGCGGCGCAGCTCGATCTCGCGATCGGGGAAGGCCTCCTGGAGGATCTCGGGCACGGTCAGCGTGCCGGCGTCGACACCGAGATCCATGCTCCCTTCGAGATAGACCAGCAGCTCTTCGTCCGAGCCGAAGTCCTGCACCTGCTGCATGCCGATGTCGGCGTTCTCGAGCACGGCGCGGGCGTCCTCGAGAGGAATGGCGGGCTCGGCGCGGACCTCGACGATCTGACCGCCGCGGAAGTCGATCGACAGGTTCGGCCCGCCCTTGGCCACCAGCGAGACGACTCCCGCCGCGATGATCAGGAAGGACAGGACGAAGCCGATCCTCCGCTTGCCCAGGAAGTCGATGTTCGTGTTCGTCAGGACTTGCATGGTTCTTTCCTCGCGGGCAGGGCCCGATTCAGATCCGGGACTAGATGCTCAGGCCCTTGGGCTGACGACTTCCCAGCCACAGGTCGTAGATCGTGCGCGTGAACACCAGCGCCGAGAACATCGACGTGAGGATGCCCACGCTCAGGGTCACCGCGAAGCCACGGATGGGGCCGGTGCCGAAGTAGTAGAGCACGAAGGCCGCGATGAAGGTGGTGACGTTGGCGTCGACGATCGCGCGCGTGGCCTGTGCGTAGCCGGCATCGATGGCGGCACGCACGTTCTTGCCGTTGCGCAGCTCTTCGCGGATTCGCTCGAAGATCAGCACGTTGGCGTCGACGGCCATGCCGACGGTCAGGATGATCCCGGCGATCCCCGGCAGGGTGAGCACCAGACCGAACTGGGCCAGGATCGCCAGCAGCAGCATGAGCGTGAGCGTGAGCCCCGCCGTCGCCAGCAGCCCGGCCACCTTGTAGTAGATGATGATGAAGACGATCACCGCGGCGCCGCCGATGAGGATCGACCGGACGCCCTGGTCGACCGAGTCGGCGCCGAGGCTGGGCCCCACCGTGCGCTCCTCGGCGATCTGCACGTCGGCCGGCAGGGCACCCGCCCGCAGCATGAGCGCGAGGTCCTGCGCCTCCTGGATCGAATCGAAACCGCCGGAGATCGTGGCGCGGCCGCCGCTGATCTTCGACTGGATGTTCGGCGCGCTGTGCACGCGGCCGTCGAGCACGATCGCCAGCTTGCGGTTGATGTTGGCGCCCGTGACGTTCGCGAAGCGCAGGCCACCGCGGCGCGTGAGCGTGAGGTTCACGAGCTGCATGCTCGGCCGGTCGGGATCGGGACCGATGACAGCGTTCTC
It encodes the following:
- the secF gene encoding protein translocase subunit SecF — encoded protein: MQVLTNTNIDFLGKRRIGFVLSFLIIAAGVVSLVAKGGPNLSIDFRGGQIVEVRAEPAIPLEDARAVLENADIGMQQVQDFGSDEELLVYLEGSMDLGVDAGTLTVPEILQEAFPDREIELRREEKVGPKIGSELRRAATLSIVVALFLIILYVGLRFSAAQFGIAAVLAVFHDVLITLGIFSLIDHEISLVILAAFLTIIGYSLNDTIVVFDRIRENMGMRRKETYESVLNKSVNETLSRTVITSFTTLMVAVILFLFGGPVIHDFALALVLGVVVGTYSSIFVATPLLLAWYNWRTANRRSGSGSGRQPARVGS
- the secD gene encoding protein translocase subunit SecD, which codes for MKRSIQIKLAIIVVAVVASLWTLLPTIQLALGTEDMSEDAVESLEDRAIRRGLDLAGGMYLILEVDQEQLEESDMDISRSEALDRVITVLRNRIDEFGVSEPDIRKEGDSRVVVQLPGLQDPERAKSLIGRTARLTFQLVREGNEVQNVVDRIDRVLASVIEARDADAETADADSVITAAAEDADEAPLPGDLNPNRPFSALLGPFMSNFGGYPLSMANREKIATLLARDEVQRVTPRDATFMFGAEEFKGSDGGQAILLYLVEDDVAVSGNEIENAVIGPDPDRPSMQLVNLTLTRRGGLRFANVTGANINRKLAIVLDGRVHSAPNIQSKISGGRATISGGFDSIQEAQDLALMLRAGALPADVQIAEERTVGPSLGADSVDQGVRSILIGGAAVIVFIIIYYKVAGLLATAGLTLTLMLLLAILAQFGLVLTLPGIAGIILTVGMAVDANVLIFERIREELRNGKNVRAAIDAGYAQATRAIVDANVTTFIAAFVLYYFGTGPIRGFAVTLSVGILTSMFSALVFTRTIYDLWLGSRQPKGLSI
- a CDS encoding ATP-binding protein, whose translation is MLTPSTRPALARSWPIVAVGAVVALELVLRQPSMEWGSIATGLVLLVAALTVTMRRQWSRGGLALRAATALALLAAVGFGWPLVRTADLHEAAWQERSRRALEDTADAAADRLETIRATAAERAALALATDDLESVVTPLDVGGDRLDVAVSVWRADSLLAWAGPVPGPERVGPTDVPLVVDYGYRRYLIVQAEGRGDRRASCDVSLGLSDALFPRLGLDLAPGDWLAPDSGASLRLWPSRPEPGDLPEGALLRGVPPDAPWCWLELEAPRLAEQRRRSLEAQGQRVAVALLLGLVPLVVLAWRAWPGREVTPRGTAGILGAIAVATGLRILLERARVLDLAFAPETGTLSLLFLPTYFATSAGWGLLRSAADFVLTGLLVSSAVILLVPAWRQLCARRSPRGMRGLVWAVLAAGSVAQLGWIEVVQALVVRNANPLLIGLDSPFFTVPFLALHVGMLLLLFPLVVALLLGWERWFRGDTAGWVGLAAATAAIAARGIVGDASLVTTLWGVLVPVLGVAMRPAVRSPAFSRRVLTGLLALTWFAGVQSTGLERVYNAEKEEVALQDAAERLEPLDNWRRFLLRDVVQEIAADEALLHRLGDRQADRSNLAFEIWARTLLPSQNFGCRVALRDDEGRLISEFDIGLPYEPTPLRNWRREAPMRRTTEVEAIELATEQGPFLVYRGRIDLERKPVAGDCSRLIIDLPYAAAEGSIPLEDNVPVGLRLLGETPDRDLAPRRTFDEAVLIGHPSDGRVLKASSPVLVGLRLDDLPAPGVWTRQRLDGQLLHVARVEREGRELVVAFEEPTLVERLLDLSRLAALYLAVATVAMLVFGLARLLRVDPRDRWPRALGVIGFEERLLVSMLLIVLLPVFLLGVIQERRGAALARSENLEEVSGRLDTALQLLASNLDELATALIRGEYVQDVIARGNTEASRTLGPFAAAQVMVFDPRRELILDETLGDRDAEEAEAFLRQVEDGELVLEVDAFGWFLGRAYPVLGPDDRTHTVYVRRALRDEDLNRIARTIRADLTLYDGPWAVVSSQAPLYRAGLYSPVLNAAALPVLRGTARRVVEAEQHGGLAVAQGYAVLAGPGSPQRGVLSARLFARATEDARERRRGQMFVFGLSSLALVLAVGAGLALSGRIVGPIRNLVAATDRIARGELDRRVPEIGGDEIGQLVRSFNHMTDALNQSRRQLASRRSFLETVLGSLGAGVLVLDEDTEVVERNRAATTLLDDDEAGFLRRLRGLGPPGAPTDTEIVLGRADGPRTLRTVISPARLESGRPGWLVVFDDVTELLASRRLALYAQMARQVAHEVKNPLTPIQLSAQMVRQAVRDDHPRLDDIVRENTGTIEAQVERLRNIASEFSLLGRERLDDLGEIEVEPLLQEVRSLYPSPRGDGSIEIHTEGPLRALGSREALLKVLTNVVENARQAMGDRGTVRLEARSEGARVRIDVLDEGPGIDPDVQDRLFEPYFSTKSTGTGLGLVICRSLMEKMGGTIGLRNRTDRPGAVATLSLAAAPETAADRGPEATDRNDSSPPA